The nucleotide sequence GGGGAATTTGAAATGTTCACGCTGACGATTGAATCTGGCGAAGTCCGCACACAGCTTGCCAAGCTGTCACAGTTGCCTGATGACATCCCCCGCGTGCTGGATGGCATTGGCCAGATGCTGGAGAGCCGAATCAGCGGCCGCTTTGAGACGGAAAAAGACCCGGTCAACGTGATATGGAAACGATTGAACGCGTCAACATTAAAGAGCTACCCCAAGGATGGAAACCGCAAGGTGTTGAACCGACACGGGGACATGCTTCGCAGCCTGAATCATCAATTGCTCAACGGTGGTAACGCCGTGCAGGTTGGCTTTGGTGCGCCGTATGCTGTATTCCATGAGTTCGGTACCCGCAAAATGCCACGCCGGGGCCTGCTGTTTGGCGACCCGATAGCCCGCACCCTTGCGCCGAACGATGAGAAAACCGTACTTGATGCACTCAATGACTGGCTGGCCGGATACACCAAGTGATGCCCTGTGGCCCGCTTTAACCCTCTGCTAAACTGCCTCTACCGCGCCGCTCTGAGTCCAATGACCAGGCGGCGTTGCCGTTTCTGGGGGTGTTTCGTGGTGTGCAAATGTGTTTTCTGTGGAGTAAAATATGCCACAGGTACTAGTAACACCTACAACAAGCGGAACAGCCGCACCCGACAGTCATGCGGCTTTTTTTCGTCCCCA is from Rhodoferax aquaticus and encodes:
- a CDS encoding phage virion morphogenesis protein, producing the protein MFTLTIESGEVRTQLAKLSQLPDDIPRVLDGIGQMLESRISGRFETEKDPVNVIWKRLNASTLKSYPKDGNRKVLNRHGDMLRSLNHQLLNGGNAVQVGFGAPYAVFHEFGTRKMPRRGLLFGDPIARTLAPNDEKTVLDALNDWLAGYTK